From the genome of Melitaea cinxia chromosome 12, ilMelCinx1.1, whole genome shotgun sequence, one region includes:
- the LOC123658719 gene encoding uncharacterized protein LOC123658719, with protein sequence MNKQLESAVSDIKLCAETTKQLEIENVVLKGKVHDLEARLAQVEQDARQNNLEIHCLPEHKQENLINTVFQLARVVSSPLTDGDILSCNRVQKFNPNSKTPRTVICRIPSKLKRDNLLAAVLSYNKANPKQKLNTKLLGFGDAESPVYVSEHLSPTNKSLHAAARIRAKEKLYKFVWVRNGKIFVRKNESAPALVITRMDALKKLVN encoded by the coding sequence ATGAACAAACAACTTGAAAGTGCCGTCTCAGATATCAAGCTGTGCGCAGAAACTACAAAACAGTTAGAAATTGAGAACGTCGTATTAAAGGGTAAGGTTCACGATCTCGAGGCAAGACTGGCCCAGGTTGAACAAGACGCTCGTCAAAACAACCTTGAAATACATTGCTTGCCGGAGCACAAACAAGAGAACCTTATTAATACTGTCTTTCAGCTAGCTAGAGTTGTTTCGTCACCATTGACTGATGGTGACATACTTTCCTGCAACAGAGTCCAAAAATTTAACCCTAATTCAAAGACACCGAGGACAGTCATATGCAGAATACCGAGCAAATTAAAGAGAGATAATTTACTAGCTGCAGTTTTATCTTACAACAAGGCGAACCCAAAACAAAAGCTTAACACCAAACTTTTAGGGTTCGGTGATGCAGAGTCTCCAGTTTATGTAAGTGAGCATCTTTCACCAACCAATAAAAGCCTTCATGCAGCGGCTAGAATAAGAGCTAAGGAGAAGCTGTATAAATTTGTTTGGGTGCGCAATGGAAAAATTTTCGTTAGAAAGAATGAATCAGCACCAGCGCTGGTCATTACCCGCATGGATGCTCTTAAGAAGCTTGTAAACTAG